The Methanobrevibacter oralis genome segment TTGAATAAGTTTTAAACTTATTACAGATCCCATTAAATTTACTATTAAGTGCAATATTATTGGATAAATTATTTTACCAGTTTTAATATAAACATATGCGAAAAAACCACCCATTAAGAATGCATAGAAGAATTGATTTACATTTCCATGGAATAATCCGAATAATAATGCAGATATTATTATAGAAATTCTTGCGCCATATTTTATTGTTTTATCAATTAATATTTTTCTAAATAATATTTCTTCAAATATAGGTCCAATAATGCTTATTAAAGCTAAATTCAACCAAATATTTGTACTATTAATTAAATTTTCAACAGGATTGGATATTTCACTTTGTATTGCTCCTCCGATTATTGTTGTTAGTATAATTCCAATTAGATTACCAATTAACATCAAAGTTATTGTTATTGCTATGTATTTAATAAATGTTTTAAGATCAACACTTTCTTTTTCTATTTCTGATGATTCGAATTTATTCATTAAATAAAGAAATATTGGCAAGGGTAAAACATAATTACATATTGCAACTAATATTACTGTTATATTTGAATCAGTTAATATTGGAATATTGCTTGCAGATACTAAACTTATCACTAATACTTGAAATATTAATGCAGTTATTCCGAGAATTAAATAATTGAATCCAATTTTTGAAAAGAATTTTTTATCCATGTTCAAGTTTACACCATTTTTTATTAATTGACATGATATTTGTTATTATTTATTATAAATATTTTAAAGTTTAGGCAAAACTAAACTGAGGTTATTATTTTTAAGTTTAACCTAAAAATATGCTTATTTTTTGGTATAACTTAATTTATTTTTATAATTTTAAGTTATACCTAATATTAGATGTTATAGTTAGATTTAAGGCTATTTAACTCTTTTTAAGTAATTTTAAACAAATATTAATTTTTTATTAGCCTATTTTGTATTTTTGTTCAATTTATTAATAGATTAATAGTTTTTTATTTAAAATTTTATAATGAATTTTATAATATATTTGATTTTTAGATACCTAAATTGTACAGTTTTTACCTAAACCTTTATATATGATTAATTATTAAAATTATATGTAAGTGAAGTTGAGTTTCACTGTATTAAAATAAAACTTAGGACGGTATTAAAATGTTAAGAGAAAACAAATTTTTAGAAAAAGCTTTTGAACACAAACATGCTATAATTTTTGCAAGTGGTATTGCTACTGCTATTGTTGGTAAAAAGATATTAGAATCCAAAACAGTAAAAGATACTTGCACTAAAGGCATGGCTGCTGTATTGTCTGCTAAAAAAGATGCAGAAGAATGTTTTCAAGATATG includes the following:
- a CDS encoding CPBP family intramembrane glutamic endopeptidase — encoded protein: MDKKFFSKIGFNYLILGITALIFQVLVISLVSASNIPILTDSNITVILVAICNYVLPLPIFLYLMNKFESSEIEKESVDLKTFIKYIAITITLMLIGNLIGIILTTIIGGAIQSEISNPVENLINSTNIWLNLALISIIGPIFEEILFRKILIDKTIKYGARISIIISALLFGLFHGNVNQFFYAFLMGGFFAYVYIKTGKIIYPIILHLIVNLMGSVISLKLIQSISNLYSGSINLFDASFVIIYVIIILILVTIGLILLLTKFKTAKFKGSKTKINLKKPFKTSLINVGMICFIIFYLIQIISTLLS
- a CDS encoding DUF6110 family protein; the encoded protein is MLRENKFLEKAFEHKHAIIFASGIATAIVGKKILESKTVKDTCTKGMAAVLSAKKDAEECFQDMKDNAEDIIVDANAEAKKEIYVKDK